A window of the Roseburia sp. 831b genome harbors these coding sequences:
- a CDS encoding DNA-deoxyinosine glycosylase has translation MEYTHVVHTFEPVYDSNSEILILGSFPSVKSREQQFYYGHPRNRFWNVLAACYLDETPVTIEEKKQFLLRHHVALWDVIAECDIEGSSDSSIRNVVPNEIERILKVAKIKAIFANGDKAYQLFLKYCKQDGQPMVYKLPSTSPANAAYKLEKLVACWKEQLENEKVLGK, from the coding sequence ATGGAGTACACACATGTGGTTCACACATTCGAGCCAGTATATGACAGCAATTCAGAAATTTTAATATTAGGCTCATTCCCATCGGTAAAATCGAGAGAACAACAGTTCTATTATGGACATCCGAGAAATCGTTTTTGGAACGTGCTTGCTGCTTGCTATTTAGACGAAACACCTGTTACAATAGAAGAAAAGAAACAGTTTTTATTGAGGCATCACGTAGCACTTTGGGATGTAATCGCAGAGTGCGATATCGAGGGTTCGTCGGATAGTTCCATTCGAAATGTGGTTCCGAACGAGATAGAGCGCATTTTAAAAGTGGCGAAAATTAAGGCGATTTTTGCAAATGGGGATAAGGCATATCAGTTGTTTTTAAAATATTGCAAGCAGGATGGCCAGCCGATGGTGTATAAACTCCCATCGACGAGTCCGGCAAATGCGGCCTATAAACTGGAGAAGTTAGTTGCATGTTGGAAGGAACAGCTTGAAAACGAAAAAGTTCTTGGAAAATAG
- a CDS encoding DUF5685 family protein — MFGYININQKELSLESKKAYQSYYCGLCRRLKSNCGTKGQMLLNYDMTFLIVLLTGLYELENEEQDFTCPLHPTKKRKAWINEATDYAADMNIILAYHNMLDDWKDERAYAKRAFVKILDKDYNRIMQKYPRQVKAIEQFMQKQEEAEKQKESNIDIVAGLTGEMLGELFVWRDDVWTDELKTLGFYMGKFIYIMDAYEDFEDDLKHNRYNPLRNLAKESEQDFDTLCKLVLTSMMSECAKSFERLPILLHADILRNILYSGVWSKYEYLQLKKKKNAKKAYSQKSTEKKSEK; from the coding sequence ATGTTTGGATATATTAATATCAATCAGAAAGAACTGTCATTAGAAAGCAAAAAGGCTTACCAGTCTTATTATTGTGGCTTGTGCCGCAGGTTGAAAAGCAATTGCGGAACAAAAGGACAGATGCTTTTAAATTACGATATGACCTTTTTGATTGTGTTATTGACTGGATTGTATGAATTGGAAAATGAAGAGCAGGATTTTACCTGTCCGCTGCATCCGACCAAGAAACGGAAGGCATGGATCAATGAAGCAACGGATTATGCCGCAGATATGAATATCATTCTGGCCTATCATAATATGTTGGATGACTGGAAGGACGAGAGAGCTTACGCCAAAAGAGCATTTGTCAAAATCCTGGATAAGGATTATAATCGTATTATGCAAAAATACCCAAGACAGGTAAAAGCGATTGAACAGTTCATGCAAAAGCAGGAGGAAGCTGAAAAACAAAAAGAGTCAAACATCGATATTGTGGCAGGACTCACAGGAGAGATGTTGGGTGAGCTTTTTGTCTGGAGAGACGATGTCTGGACGGATGAACTGAAAACACTTGGGTTCTACATGGGTAAGTTTATCTATATTATGGATGCGTACGAAGATTTTGAGGACGATTTGAAACACAATCGATATAACCCGCTCCGCAATCTTGCAAAAGAAAGTGAACAGGATTTCGACACATTATGTAAACTTGTTTTGACAAGCATGATGTCGGAATGTGCAAAGTCTTTTGAACGCCTTCCAATTTTACTTCATGCAGATATTCTTCGAAATATTCTATATTCCGGTGTCTGGTCGAAATACGAATATTTACAGCTTAAGAAAAAGAAGAATGCTAAGAAGGCATATTCCCAAAAATCAACAGAGAAAAAGAGTGAAAAATGA
- a CDS encoding J domain-containing protein, translating to MSNPYQVLGVSPSASDDEIKKAYRNLSRKYHPDANVNNPNKAEAEEKFKEVQQAYDQIMKEKQQGNSYGGRYGYNSSNQSGSSYRYGGNRSYSGGEESTQMQAAANYIANCCYAEALNVLNSIPFGDRRARWYYFSAIANQGTGNNIMAKEHAQRAVDLEPSNMEYRQFLQHLEFGGTWYQNMGSNYDRPYSSAGSWCLSLLFLNMLCNCCCLRPY from the coding sequence ATGAGTAATCCATATCAAGTTTTAGGCGTTTCTCCAAGCGCAAGTGATGATGAAATCAAAAAAGCATATCGAAATTTAAGCCGCAAGTATCACCCGGATGCGAACGTGAATAATCCGAACAAGGCAGAGGCAGAAGAGAAGTTCAAAGAAGTTCAGCAGGCATATGACCAGATTATGAAAGAAAAGCAGCAGGGAAACAGTTATGGCGGCCGTTATGGATATAATTCTTCCAATCAGTCTGGAAGCTCCTACCGTTATGGTGGAAACCGCAGTTATAGTGGTGGAGAGGAGTCTACCCAGATGCAGGCGGCTGCAAATTATATTGCAAACTGTTGTTATGCGGAAGCATTGAATGTACTGAACTCCATTCCGTTTGGGGACAGGCGCGCACGCTGGTATTATTTCAGTGCGATTGCAAATCAGGGAACCGGGAATAACATCATGGCGAAAGAGCATGCACAAAGAGCTGTGGATTTAGAGCCAAGCAACATGGAGTACCGGCAGTTTTTACAGCATTTAGAGTTTGGCGGAACCTGGTATCAGAATATGGGAAGCAATTACGACAGACCATATTCGAGTGCAGGAAGCTGGTGTTTAAGCCTGTTATTCTTAAATATGCTTTGCAACTGCTGTTGTCTGCGCCCATATTAA
- a CDS encoding GGDEF domain-containing protein: MNVREMLEERLGIFDGFYDKLQVFGPIDKADSFEKQGRCFAGANCMKHNSCENCIALRSLRDDKTYVKYEEHEGEIVHVTSSPFLWEKKQYIVELFRGLSAEENESLGIVKEETLKYVEQLNYKLMHDKLTGVYNRMYLEEKMVFQMVKAYEKGCVSVAMCDIDFFKKINDTYGHQAGDEVLLRFAQVLKEETKGTACKIARYGGEEFLIVMPGMGQKEAMELLERARKNYEQLLITYEEKKISSTASFGLVTKEYQKGISLESSDFIKAADQNVYHAKRQGRNQIVASV; the protein is encoded by the coding sequence ATGAATGTACGGGAAATGTTAGAAGAGAGACTGGGGATTTTTGATGGATTTTATGACAAACTGCAGGTGTTTGGACCGATAGACAAAGCTGATAGTTTTGAAAAACAGGGACGCTGTTTTGCAGGGGCAAACTGTATGAAACATAATAGCTGTGAAAACTGCATTGCACTTCGTTCCTTAAGAGATGATAAGACCTATGTGAAATATGAGGAACATGAGGGTGAAATTGTTCATGTGACATCAAGTCCTTTTTTATGGGAAAAGAAACAGTATATCGTCGAGCTGTTCCGGGGACTTTCTGCGGAAGAAAATGAGAGCCTTGGAATTGTAAAAGAAGAGACGTTAAAGTACGTGGAACAATTAAATTACAAGTTAATGCATGATAAATTAACAGGTGTTTATAATAGAATGTATTTAGAGGAAAAAATGGTTTTTCAAATGGTAAAAGCCTACGAAAAAGGGTGCGTGTCGGTTGCGATGTGTGACATTGATTTTTTCAAAAAGATTAATGATACCTATGGGCACCAGGCAGGGGATGAGGTTCTGCTAAGGTTTGCGCAGGTCTTAAAAGAAGAGACAAAGGGAACAGCCTGTAAGATTGCCAGATATGGCGGTGAGGAATTTTTAATTGTAATGCCTGGTATGGGGCAGAAAGAGGCAATGGAGTTACTAGAACGCGCAAGAAAAAACTACGAGCAGCTTCTCATTACATATGAGGAAAAGAAGATATCTTCGACCGCAAGTTTTGGTCTGGTGACCAAAGAATATCAAAAGGGAATCAGCTTAGAATCCTCAGATTTTATTAAAGCCGCAGATCAGAATGTATATCATGCAAAAAGACAGGGAAGAAACCAGATTGTAGCTTCTGTTTAA
- the priA gene encoding replication restart helicase PriA: MAKYANVIVDISLEKLDKTFQYKIPEHLQQVIRPGVRVKIPFGNRSMTGYVIELTDVVAFDETRLKEITAVEQESIAIESQLIALAGWMKKNYGATMNHALKTVLPIKQKSNHKEQQKVHLLLGEDEARQLLDVFVKKHNTARARLLEALLEHPVLEKEMITQKLNVSGAVIKALEEKGVVEVTHETKYRNPIGRLEQKGYHKILTGEQQNVVQEIMDNWDNDIHKTYLLKGITGSGKTEVYMELIAQVIEAGKQAIVLIPEIALTYQTVMRFYDRFGDRVSILNSRLSAGERYDQFVRAKKGEIDIMIGPRSALFTPFQKLGLIIIDEEHETSYKSETLPRYHARETAIERARMAGASVVLGSATPSVESYYRAKTGEYQLLELKHRIGERKLPECQVVDLREELRNGNRSILSVRLQELIEDRLKKGQQTMLFLNRRGVAGFVSCRSCGHVIKCPHCDVSLSQHNNHRMVCHYCGYQEPEPAVCPVCGSRYIGGFKAGTQKIEMIVKQRFPQARVLRMDMDTTRNKEGHEKILSAFANGEADILIGTQMIVKGHDFPNVTLVGVLAADMSLHVSDYHAAERTFQLLTQAAGRAGRGKSPGEVVIQTYDPTHYSIETAKEQDYESFYKQEIAFRSMMSYPPVSNMLVILCASKQEGHAAAGAKDLATKIAQSVKNNEVKIIGPADAAIAKVQDIYKKVIYLKAKEYQTLVQVKDRIEQYTKDNCSYKDITVQFDFNPVNGF, from the coding sequence ATGGCAAAATATGCCAATGTAATTGTAGATATATCACTGGAAAAATTAGACAAGACATTTCAATATAAAATACCGGAACACTTACAGCAGGTGATACGGCCTGGTGTGAGAGTCAAAATTCCTTTTGGAAACCGCAGTATGACAGGCTATGTCATTGAATTGACAGATGTAGTTGCATTCGATGAAACACGGCTAAAAGAGATTACGGCGGTGGAACAGGAAAGCATTGCAATCGAGTCACAGCTGATTGCGCTGGCGGGATGGATGAAAAAAAATTATGGGGCGACCATGAATCATGCACTAAAGACCGTGCTTCCAATCAAGCAAAAGTCAAACCATAAAGAACAGCAAAAGGTGCATCTTCTGCTAGGGGAAGATGAGGCAAGGCAGCTGTTGGATGTGTTTGTAAAAAAGCACAACACGGCAAGAGCAAGACTTCTTGAGGCATTGTTAGAACATCCCGTATTAGAAAAAGAGATGATTACCCAGAAACTGAATGTTTCCGGTGCAGTCATCAAGGCGCTGGAAGAAAAAGGTGTGGTAGAAGTTACCCATGAGACGAAATACCGGAATCCAATCGGGCGCCTCGAACAAAAAGGATATCATAAAATTTTGACCGGGGAACAGCAGAATGTAGTGCAGGAGATTATGGATAACTGGGACAACGATATTCATAAGACCTATCTTTTAAAAGGCATTACAGGAAGTGGCAAGACAGAGGTCTACATGGAGCTGATTGCACAGGTGATAGAAGCCGGAAAACAGGCGATTGTATTGATCCCGGAGATTGCGCTGACTTATCAGACGGTGATGCGTTTTTACGACCGGTTCGGAGACCGTGTCTCCATCCTGAATTCCAGACTTTCGGCTGGGGAGCGGTACGATCAGTTTGTGCGTGCAAAAAAAGGCGAAATTGACATTATGATTGGACCGCGTTCCGCTCTTTTTACCCCGTTTCAAAAACTTGGCCTTATCATCATCGACGAGGAACATGAGACTTCCTATAAAAGTGAGACACTCCCGCGCTATCACGCGAGGGAGACTGCAATTGAGCGTGCAAGGATGGCAGGTGCAAGCGTGGTTCTTGGGTCAGCGACCCCTTCCGTTGAAAGCTATTACAGGGCGAAAACGGGCGAGTACCAATTGCTCGAATTAAAACATCGAATCGGAGAGCGGAAGCTGCCGGAGTGCCAGGTTGTCGACCTTCGGGAAGAGTTAAGAAACGGGAATCGTTCCATCCTAAGTGTCCGGCTGCAGGAGCTGATAGAAGACCGCTTGAAAAAGGGACAGCAAACCATGTTGTTTCTCAATCGAAGAGGAGTGGCAGGGTTTGTCTCTTGCAGGTCTTGCGGCCATGTGATAAAATGTCCGCATTGCGATGTTTCACTAAGCCAGCACAACAATCACCGGATGGTGTGCCATTATTGCGGATATCAGGAGCCGGAGCCTGCGGTCTGCCCGGTATGTGGTTCCAGGTATATTGGTGGATTTAAAGCCGGAACGCAGAAAATCGAGATGATTGTAAAACAGCGTTTTCCACAGGCGAGAGTGCTTCGAATGGATATGGACACCACAAGGAATAAAGAAGGGCATGAGAAAATCCTTTCCGCATTTGCGAATGGAGAAGCGGATATCCTGATTGGAACCCAGATGATTGTAAAAGGACATGATTTCCCGAACGTGACGCTTGTCGGTGTTCTTGCAGCGGACATGTCACTACATGTCAGTGATTATCATGCGGCAGAACGTACGTTCCAATTGCTGACACAGGCAGCAGGAAGAGCAGGAAGAGGAAAAAGTCCGGGTGAGGTAGTTATCCAGACGTATGACCCGACACATTATAGCATTGAGACGGCAAAGGAACAGGACTACGAAAGCTTTTACAAGCAAGAGATTGCGTTTCGGAGTATGATGTCCTATCCGCCGGTTTCCAATATGCTCGTTATTTTATGCGCTTCTAAGCAGGAAGGACATGCAGCAGCAGGTGCAAAAGATCTTGCCACAAAAATTGCACAAAGTGTAAAAAATAATGAGGTAAAAATCATTGGCCCGGCAGATGCGGCGATTGCGAAAGTTCAGGATATTTATAAAAAAGTAATCTATTTAAAGGCAAAAGAGTATCAGACACTCGTTCAGGTGAAAGACCGGATTGAGCAGTATACCAAAGACAATTGTAGTTATAAAGATATCACCGTACAGTTTGATTTTAATCCTGTAAACGGTTTTTAA
- the rpoD gene encoding RNA polymerase sigma factor RpoD — protein sequence MAKKKENTENVEAKMSKDGENAETREKFQEKLKELLALAKKKKNTLEYQEINEFFRDMQLDAEKFEKILDFLEANNIDVLRITADDDSDDDILLEVDDEEEIEVEKIDLSVPDGVSIEDPVRMYLKEIGKVPLLSAEEEIELAKRMELGDQEAKKRLAEANLRLVVSIAKRYVGRGMLFLDLIQEGNLGLIKAVEKFDYRKGYKFSTYATWWIRQAITRAIADQARTIRIPVHMVETINKLIRVSRQLLQELGREPSPEEIAAEMNMPVERVREILKISQEPVSLETPIGEEEDSHLGDFIQDENVPVPADAAAFTLLKEQLEEVLGTLTEREQKVLTLRFGLEDGRARTLEEVGKEFNVTRERIRQIEAKALRKLRHPSRSRKLKDYLE from the coding sequence ATGGCAAAAAAGAAAGAAAATACCGAAAACGTAGAAGCAAAAATGTCTAAAGACGGAGAAAATGCGGAAACAAGAGAAAAATTCCAGGAAAAGTTAAAAGAACTTTTAGCTTTAGCCAAGAAGAAAAAGAATACATTAGAATATCAGGAAATCAATGAATTTTTCCGCGACATGCAATTGGACGCAGAAAAATTTGAAAAGATTTTGGACTTCTTAGAGGCAAATAATATCGATGTACTTCGTATTACAGCGGACGACGATTCCGATGACGATATCTTATTAGAGGTAGACGACGAGGAAGAAATCGAAGTAGAAAAGATTGACCTTTCCGTTCCAGACGGCGTGTCAATCGAAGATCCGGTCCGTATGTACTTAAAAGAGATTGGTAAAGTTCCTCTTTTGAGTGCAGAGGAAGAAATCGAACTTGCAAAACGTATGGAACTTGGCGACCAGGAAGCAAAGAAACGGTTAGCTGAGGCAAACCTTCGTCTTGTAGTCAGCATCGCAAAACGTTATGTAGGACGTGGAATGTTATTCCTTGATTTGATTCAGGAAGGTAACCTTGGTCTTATCAAAGCGGTTGAAAAGTTTGATTACCGTAAGGGATACAAATTCTCCACTTATGCAACCTGGTGGATTCGTCAGGCAATCACAAGAGCGATTGCAGACCAGGCAAGAACCATCCGTATTCCGGTTCATATGGTAGAGACCATCAACAAGCTGATTCGTGTCAGCCGTCAGTTGTTACAGGAATTAGGACGTGAGCCAAGTCCGGAAGAAATCGCAGCCGAGATGAATATGCCGGTAGAGCGTGTCCGTGAAATCTTAAAGATTTCCCAGGAGCCGGTTTCCCTAGAGACACCAATCGGTGAGGAAGAAGACAGCCATTTAGGTGACTTTATTCAGGATGAAAATGTTCCGGTACCGGCGGATGCCGCAGCGTTTACACTTTTAAAAGAACAGTTAGAAGAGGTTCTTGGAACACTGACAGAGAGAGAACAGAAGGTATTAACCCTTCGTTTTGGTCTTGAGGACGGCCGTGCAAGAACACTAGAAGAAGTTGGAAAAGAATTTAACGTTACACGTGAACGTATTCGTCAGATTGAAGCAAAGGCACTGCGTAAACTTCGCCACCCAAGCAGAAGCCGCAAGTTAAAAGATTATTTAGAGTAA
- a CDS encoding aspartate carbamoyltransferase regulatory subunit produces the protein MLNISGIHEGFVLDHIQAGMSFQIYHDLKLDQLDCTVAIIKNAKSNKMGKKDIIKVECPIEALDLDILGFIDHDITVNVIQGDKIVEKKELHLPAQVKNVICCKNPRCITSIEQELDQIFLLTDEEKEVYRCKYCEEKYTNPNRRR, from the coding sequence ATGTTAAATATCAGTGGAATCCATGAAGGTTTTGTACTCGACCATATCCAGGCCGGTATGAGTTTTCAGATTTATCATGATTTAAAATTAGATCAGCTTGACTGTACCGTTGCAATTATCAAAAATGCAAAAAGCAACAAGATGGGCAAGAAGGATATTATTAAGGTAGAATGCCCGATTGAAGCACTCGACCTTGATATCTTAGGATTCATTGACCATGACATCACTGTAAATGTCATTCAGGGAGATAAAATTGTAGAGAAAAAAGAATTGCATTTACCAGCCCAGGTAAAAAATGTAATCTGCTGCAAGAATCCACGTTGTATCACTTCCATCGAGCAGGAGTTAGACCAGATTTTCCTTTTGACGGATGAGGAAAAAGAAGTTTACCGTTGCAAATATTGTGAAGAAAAATACACCAACCCAAATCGCAGACGCTAA
- a CDS encoding tRNA (adenine(22)-N(1))-methyltransferase has translation MIQISERLQHAAAMVMPGNRLADVGTDHGYVPIYLIQKGIIPNAIAMDINAGPLERAKEHIEQYGLGGYIQTRQSDGVVALQPQEADSILIAGMGGGLVMHILTDGKNVCTQAKELILQPQSELARVRRFLDENGYVVDEEDMVLEEGKFYPMMCVHYEKEHAACADELSYLYGKKLLNSQNKVLLQYLQQEKRIYDGIRQNLVKMDDSPKIKIRLKEVEQILAWNQKAFSYFK, from the coding sequence ATGATTCAGATATCAGAAAGGCTGCAGCATGCAGCGGCAATGGTAATGCCAGGTAACCGGCTGGCGGATGTTGGAACAGACCATGGTTATGTCCCGATTTACCTCATTCAAAAAGGAATCATTCCAAATGCAATTGCAATGGATATTAACGCAGGACCGTTAGAACGCGCAAAAGAGCACATAGAGCAGTACGGATTGGGTGGATACATACAGACCCGGCAATCGGATGGTGTCGTTGCTTTGCAGCCGCAGGAGGCAGATAGCATTTTGATTGCGGGAATGGGCGGCGGTCTTGTGATGCACATTCTTACCGATGGGAAAAATGTGTGTACACAGGCAAAAGAACTGATTTTACAGCCACAGTCTGAGTTAGCGCGTGTCCGTCGATTTTTAGATGAGAATGGATATGTGGTTGACGAAGAAGACATGGTGCTAGAAGAGGGAAAGTTTTATCCGATGATGTGTGTCCACTATGAGAAGGAACATGCAGCCTGTGCGGATGAACTTTCGTATCTGTATGGGAAAAAACTTTTGAATTCCCAAAACAAAGTGTTGCTGCAGTATTTGCAGCAGGAAAAAAGAATCTACGATGGAATCCGGCAAAACCTTGTAAAAATGGACGATTCTCCAAAAATTAAAATAAGATTAAAGGAAGTAGAGCAGATTTTAGCGTGGAATCAGAAAGCATTTTCTTATTTTAAATAA
- a CDS encoding putative ABC transporter permease, whose amino-acid sequence MLKKNFLICGLTGWCMEILFTSFHSIQKKDFRLKGQTSLWMFPIYGMAAFIKPLYRLIRKKSILIRGSIYSFFIFLGEYLSGTFLKKRGLCPWDYSDAKANINGVIRLDYTPFWMIAGLIFERILLRSSS is encoded by the coding sequence ATGTTAAAGAAAAATTTTCTCATTTGTGGTCTGACCGGCTGGTGCATGGAGATTTTGTTTACCTCTTTCCATTCAATTCAAAAAAAGGATTTTCGGCTGAAAGGCCAGACTTCGCTTTGGATGTTCCCTATCTATGGAATGGCAGCTTTCATCAAACCGCTTTACCGTCTCATCCGCAAAAAATCGATTCTCATCCGGGGCAGCATTTATTCCTTTTTTATTTTCCTGGGCGAATATCTAAGTGGAACCTTTTTAAAAAAAAGAGGTCTTTGTCCTTGGGATTATAGCGATGCGAAAGCCAATATCAACGGCGTCATCCGCCTTGATTATACTCCTTTTTGGATGATTGCCGGTTTGATTTTCGAGCGGATTCTGCTTCGTTCCTCCTCTTGA
- a CDS encoding nucleoside kinase — protein sequence MAAEEITVKVEGEERQYPTGVSIQKIAKDYQNKYQDDIVLAIMDGKLKELNATLDADGEIDQFVTSADKMGNKAYRRSMTLLMQRAIHNCWGEQHIVVHVMYSLGNGYYCELVTGQPGKVIPVTQKMITELKQEMRKLVEEDIPFKKESINTDDAIALFHELGMTDKEKLFRYRRSSKVNLYELGHYKDYFYGYMVPSTGYLKYFDLTLFEDGFMLLFPSKNSKVVDEFKPSMMLFDTLKHSREWGEMLKMGTIGALNDRIASGEMQQMILSQEALMEERIGKLAETIISTGNRKFVMIAGPSSSGKTTFSHRLSIQLAAKGAKPHPFPLDDYYLDRDKAPKDENGEPDLEALEALDVELFNHDMQELLQGKRVELPVFNFKTGKREYKGRYMQLGPDDILVIEGIHGLNDKLSYSLPAESKFKIYISALTQLNIDEHNCLPTTDGRLIRRIVRDARTRGTSARETIAMWPSVRRGEERNIFPFQDSADVMFNSALIYELAVLKVYAEPLLFAIEKDCPEYLEAKRLLKFLDYFLPMPSEGINQNSILREFIGGSCFQV from the coding sequence ATGGCAGCAGAAGAAATAACAGTCAAAGTAGAAGGCGAGGAAAGACAATATCCAACCGGAGTAAGCATCCAGAAGATTGCGAAAGATTATCAGAATAAATATCAGGATGATATTGTTCTTGCAATCATGGATGGAAAATTAAAAGAATTGAATGCAACATTAGATGCAGACGGTGAGATTGACCAGTTTGTGACAAGTGCGGATAAGATGGGCAATAAGGCATATCGAAGAAGTATGACACTTTTGATGCAGCGCGCGATTCATAATTGCTGGGGCGAACAGCATATTGTTGTACATGTGATGTATTCGCTTGGAAATGGTTATTATTGTGAGCTTGTTACCGGTCAGCCTGGAAAGGTGATTCCTGTGACACAGAAGATGATAACCGAATTAAAACAAGAAATGCGAAAGCTGGTTGAGGAAGATATTCCGTTCAAAAAGGAAAGTATCAATACCGATGATGCGATTGCCCTGTTCCATGAACTTGGTATGACAGATAAAGAAAAACTGTTCCGTTATCGCAGAAGCTCCAAGGTAAATTTATATGAACTCGGTCATTACAAAGACTATTTTTATGGCTATATGGTTCCATCCACAGGCTATTTAAAATATTTTGATTTGACATTGTTTGAGGATGGCTTCATGCTGTTGTTCCCGTCAAAGAATTCCAAAGTGGTGGATGAATTCAAACCATCTATGATGTTATTTGACACCTTAAAACATTCAAGAGAATGGGGCGAAATGTTAAAGATGGGAACCATCGGCGCATTGAACGACCGTATTGCAAGCGGTGAGATGCAGCAGATGATTTTAAGTCAGGAAGCGCTCATGGAGGAACGTATCGGAAAGCTTGCGGAGACGATTATCAGCACAGGAAATCGTAAATTTGTCATGATTGCAGGGCCGTCTTCCTCTGGAAAGACCACGTTTTCCCATCGTCTGTCGATTCAGCTGGCAGCAAAGGGGGCAAAACCGCATCCATTTCCACTGGACGATTATTATCTAGACCGTGATAAAGCACCAAAGGATGAAAATGGGGAACCGGATTTAGAGGCATTAGAAGCACTCGATGTCGAACTGTTTAATCATGACATGCAAGAGCTCCTTCAGGGAAAAAGAGTGGAACTTCCGGTTTTCAATTTTAAGACAGGAAAAAGAGAGTACAAAGGAAGATACATGCAGCTTGGACCAGACGATATTTTAGTCATCGAAGGAATCCATGGGTTGAATGATAAACTTTCCTATTCTTTACCGGCTGAGAGTAAATTTAAAATCTACATTAGTGCGTTGACACAGCTTAACATTGATGAACATAACTGTCTCCCGACAACAGATGGAAGACTGATTCGCCGTATTGTGCGTGATGCAAGAACAAGAGGAACTTCTGCTAGAGAGACCATCGCAATGTGGCCTTCCGTAAGAAGAGGGGAAGAACGCAATATTTTCCCATTTCAGGACAGCGCGGATGTGATGTTTAACTCCGCCTTGATTTACGAACTGGCAGTGCTAAAAGTGTATGCAGAACCGCTTCTTTTTGCAATTGAGAAGGATTGTCCGGAATATTTAGAGGCGAAACGTCTCCTGAAATTCTTAGACTACTTCCTGCCAATGCCAAGCGAAGGAATCAACCAGAATTCTATTTTACGTGAATTTATTGGTGGAAGCTGTTTCCAGGTGTAG
- the pyrB gene encoding aspartate carbamoyltransferase has translation MRHLMSPLDFSVDELDKLLDLANDIEKYPSKYAHACEGKKLATCFYEPSTRTRLSFEAAMLNLGGSVLGFSDANSSSASKGESVSDTIRVISCYADICAMRHPKEGAPLVASQKSSIPVINAGDGGHQHPTQTLADLLTIRSLKGRLNNITIGLCGDLKFGRTVHSLINALIRYDNVKFVLISPEELKIPSYIREDVLKANNIPFVEVERLEDAMPELDVLYMTRVQKERFFNEEDYIRLKDFYILTKQKMELAKEDMLVLHPLPRVNEISVEVDDDPRAAYFKQAQYAVYVRMALILTLLGLAPKEFC, from the coding sequence ATGCGTCATTTAATGAGCCCATTGGACTTCTCCGTCGATGAACTAGACAAGCTGTTAGACCTTGCCAATGATATCGAGAAGTACCCGAGCAAATATGCTCACGCATGCGAAGGCAAAAAGCTTGCCACATGTTTCTACGAGCCAAGTACAAGAACCAGACTTAGTTTTGAAGCTGCCATGTTAAATCTTGGTGGTTCTGTTTTAGGTTTTTCTGATGCCAATTCAAGTTCTGCATCAAAAGGTGAAAGCGTTTCCGATACGATTCGTGTTATTTCCTGTTATGCAGATATCTGTGCAATGCGTCATCCAAAAGAGGGAGCTCCTCTTGTTGCCTCTCAAAAGTCTTCTATTCCAGTCATTAACGCCGGCGACGGTGGTCATCAACATCCAACCCAGACTTTAGCAGATTTATTAACAATTCGTTCTTTAAAAGGAAGATTAAATAATATCACAATCGGTCTTTGTGGTGATTTAAAATTTGGCAGAACCGTACATTCGTTAATCAATGCATTGATTCGTTATGACAATGTGAAATTTGTTCTGATTTCACCGGAAGAACTTAAGATTCCAAGTTATATCCGTGAAGATGTTTTAAAAGCAAACAACATTCCATTTGTTGAGGTAGAACGTTTAGAAGATGCAATGCCAGAACTTGATGTTTTATACATGACACGTGTACAAAAAGAACGTTTCTTTAACGAAGAGGATTATATCCGCTTAAAAGATTTCTATATTCTTACCAAACAGAAAATGGAACTTGCAAAAGAGGATATGTTAGTATTACATCCACTTCCTCGTGTCAATGAGATTTCCGTTGAGGTAGATGATGACCCAAGAGCCGCTTATTTCAAGCAGGCACAATATGCGGTCTATGTCCGTATGGCACTCATCCTTACCCTTTTAGGACTTGCTCCAAAAGAATTTTGTTAA